In a genomic window of Tursiops truncatus isolate mTurTru1 chromosome 7, mTurTru1.mat.Y, whole genome shotgun sequence:
- the LCT gene encoding lactase/phlorizin hydrolase isoform X2: MELVWHLVLIVLLSFSCWGLDWESDRNFISAAGPLTSDLLHNLRGPLGNQDAPFVTGDKEIYVCHQPLPSFLPEYFSSVRAIMITHYKVFLPWAQLLPEGTSKNPDKETVQCYRQLLEALKSAQLQPLVVLHHQTLPASTVQRTEAFADLFADYASFIFHSFGDLVEIWFTFSDLEEVIMELPHQESRSSRLQILTDAHRKAYEIFHEKYASQGQKLSVVLRAQVVSELLLEPSTSALAKDAVDFLSLDLSYGCQSEAGFRQKLSQLQTIEPKVEVFIFNLKLQDCLSMRKNPADQFFSLLTAIREEQVLTIGFDLSTFLSCSSSSKKSWSCSLTDNLTLQTLLQLDPETVVDSSLPHSAYQRVWEMFANQSRAERDAFLQDVFPEGFLWGVSTGAFNVEGGWAEDGRGASIWDRVGHQNTGKGQATPEVASDSYHKVGTDVALLRGLRAQVYKFSISWSRIFPTGQGQSPNLRGVAYYNMLIDRLLDSHIEPMATLSHWDLPQALQDRGGWQNESMVDIFLDYAAFCFSTFGDRVKLWVTFHEPWVMSYAGYGTGQHAPGISDPGVASFKVAHVVLKAHARAWHHYNSQHRPQQQGRVGIVLNSDWAEPLSPGRPEDRRASERFLHFMLGWFAHPIFVDGDYPAALRAQIQQTNKQCPSPVAQLPKFTEAEKQLLKGSADFLGLSHYTSRLISKAQGDTCVPSYDTIGGFSQHVDPAWPQTESPWIRVVPWGIRRLLQFVSLEYTRGKVPIYLAGNGMPIGESEDLINDSLRIDYFNQYINEVLKAVKEDSVDVQSYIARSLIDGFEGPSGYSQRFGLYHVNFNDSSRPRTPRKSAYFFTSMIEKNGFLTKVVKRLPPSSKANVPQQIRAFTFPSEVPSKAKVVWEKFSNQPKFERDLFYHGTFRDDFLWGVSSSAYQIEGAWDADGKGPSIWDNFTHTPGSNVKNSATGDIACDSYNHLDADLNMLRALKVKAYRFSISWSRIFPTGRNTSVNIRGVDYYNRLIDGLVASSISPMVTLFHWDLPQALQDIGGWENPSLIELFNSYADFCFQTFGDRVKFWMTFNDPTSQAWLGYGSGKFPPNVNDPGWGPYRIGHAIIKAHARVYHTYDEKYRQEQKGVISLSLGAHWAEPQSPGVPRDVEAADRMLQFSLGWFAHPIFRNGDYPDAMKWKVGNRSELQHLATSRLPSFTEEEKRYISATADVFCLNTYSSRIVQHATPRLNPPSYEDDRELTEREDSSWPSTAVNRAASWGMRRLLNWIKEEYGDVPIYITENGAGLTDPKVEDTNRIFYHKTYINEALKAYRLDGVDLRGYAAWSLMDSFEWLNGYTVKFGLYHVDFNNVNRPRTARASARYYTEVIISNGMPLPKEDEFLYGQFPKGFSWSVATASYQIEGAWRADGKGLSIWDTFSHTPLRVGNDDTGDVACDSYHKIAEDVVALQNLGVTHYRFSISWTRILPDGTTKYINEAGLNYYMRLIDALQAASIQPQVTIYHWDLPQALQDIGGWENETVVQRFKEYADVLFQRLGDKVKFWITLNEPFVIANQGYGYGTAAPGISSRPGTGPYIAGHNLIKAHAEAWHLYNDVYRARQGGMISITISSDWAEPRDPSNQEEVEAARRYVQFMGGWFAHPIFKNGDYPEVMKTRVRDRSLAAGLNKSRLPEFTESEKRRINGTYDFFGFNHYTTVLAYDLNYASWISSFDADRGVASVTDRSWPDSGSFWLKMTPFGFRRILNWLKEEYNNPPIYVTENGVSQREESDLNDTARIYYLRSYINEALKG, translated from the exons ATGGAGCTAGTCTGGCATTTAGTCCTTATTGTCCTCCTAAGTTTTTCTTGTTGGGGGTTAGACTGGGAATCTGATAGAAACTTCATTTCAGCTGCTGGTCCTCTAACCAGCGACTTGCTACACAACCTGAGGGGTCCACTGGGAAACCAGGATGCTCCCTTTGTAACAGGAGACAAAGAAATTTATGTTTGTCACCAGCCATTGCCCTCTTTCCTGCCAGAGTACTTTAGCAGTGTTCGTGCCATTATGATCACTCATTACAAAGTATTTCTGCCGTGGGCACAGCTACTCCCAGAAGGAACCTCCAAGAACCCAGACAAGGAAACAGTGCAGTGCTACCGGCAACTCCTTGAGGCCCTCAAGAGTGCTCAGCTTCAGCCCCTGGTGGTCCTGCACCACCAGACCCTTCCTGCCAGCACCGTCCAGAGAACTGAGGCCTTTGCTGATCTCTTTGCTGACTATGCCTCCTTCATCTTCCACTCCTTTGGGGACCTAGTTGAGATCTGGTTCACTTTTAGTGACTTGGAGGAAGTGATAATGGAGCTTCCCCACCAGGAATCAAGATCTTCACGTCTCCAGATCCTCACTGATGCCCACAGAAAAGCCTATGAGATTTTCCATGAAAAATATGCTTCTCAAG GCCAAAAGCTCTCTGTCGTCCTGCGAGCCCAGGTGGTCTCCGAGCTCCTGCTAGAACCGTCTACGTCTGCACTTGCCAAG GACGCAGTTGACTTCCTCTCTCTAGATTTATCTTATGGATGCCAAAGTGAGGCAGGTTTCCGGCAGAAGCTGAGTCAATTGCAG ACTATTGAGCCAAAAGTGGAAGTTTTCATCTTCAATCTGAAACTCCAGGACTGCCTCTCCATGAGGAAGAACCCAGCTGATCAGTTCTTCAGCCTTCTCACAG CCATAAGGGAAGAACAAGTGCTCACCATTGGGTTTGATCTTAGTACATTCCTGAGCTGTTCATCAAGTTCCAAGAAAAG CTGGTCTTGTTCTCTGACTGACAACCTGACCCTCCAGACTCTCCTGCAGCTGGACCCGGAGACAGTAGTAGACTCCTCTCTGCCCCACTCAGCCTATcagagagtctgggaaatgttTGCCAACCAGTCCAGGGCAGAAAGGGATGCTTTCCTGCAGGATGTTTTTCCTGAGGGTTTCCTCTGGGGCGTCTCCACAGGGGCTTTTAATGTGGAAGGAGGCTGGGCCGAGGACGGAAGAGGGGCGAGCATCTGGGACAGAGTCGGGCACCAGAACACCGGCAAGGGCCAAGCAACGCCAGAGGTGGCCAGTGACAGTTACCACAAGGTGGGCACTGACGTCGCCCTGCTTCGTGGCCTCCGGGCCCAGGTCTACAAGTTCTCCATCTCCTGGTCCCGCATCTTCCCCACCGGGCAGGGGCAGAGCCCCAACCTCCGGGGCGTCGCCTACTACAACATGCTGATCGACAGGCTGCTGGACTCGCATATTGAGCCCATGGCCACGCTGTCCCACTGGGACCTGCCTCAGGCCCTGCAGGATCGCGGCGGGTGGCAGAATGAGAGCATGGTGGATATCTTCCTGGATTATGCGGCCTTCTGCTTCTCCACATTTGGGGACCGTGTGAAGCTGTGGGTGACCTTCCACGAGCCGTGGGTGATGAGCTACGCGGGCTACGGCACCGGCCAACACGCACCAGGCATCTCCGACCCAGGGGTGGCCTCTTTTAAG GTGGCTCATGTGGTCCTCAAGGCTCATGCCAGGGCTTGGCACCACTACAACAGCCAACATCGCCCACAGCAGCAGGGGCGGGTAGGCATTGTACTGAACTCAGACTGGGCAGAGCCCCTGTCCCCAGGGAGGCCTGAGGACCGGAGAGCCTCTGAACGCTTCCTGCACTTCATGCTGGGCTGGTTTGCACACCCCATCTTTGTGGATGGAGACTACCCGGCTGCCCTGAGAGCCCAGAtccaacagacaaacaaacagtGCCCCAGTCCTGTGGCCCAGCTCCCTAAGTTCACCGAGGCAGAGAAGCAGCTCCTGAAGGGCTCCGCTGACTTTCTGGGTCTGTCCCATTACACTTCCCGCCTCATCAGCAAGGCCCAAGGAGATACCTGCGTCCCCAGCTATGATACCATTGGAGGCTTCTCCCAACACGTGGACCCTGCGTGGCCCCAGACCGAATCCCCTTGGATTCGTGTGGTACCCTGGGGTATAAGGAGGCTGTTGCAGTTTGTATCCTTGGAATACACAAGAGGCAAAGTTCCAATCTACCTGGCTGGGAATGGCATGCCCATAGGGGAAAGTGAAGATCTCATCAATGATTCCTTGAGAATTGACTACTTCAATCAATATATCAACGAGGTGCTCAAGG CTGTCAAGGAGGACTCAGTGGATGTTCAATCTTACATTGCTCGTTCCCTCATCGACGGCTTCGAAGGCCCCTCTGGGTACAGCCAGAGGTTTGGGCTGTACCATGTCAACTTCAACGACAGCAGCAGGCCAAGGACTCCCAGGAAATCTGCCTACTTTTTCACCAGCATGATTGAAAAGAACGGTTTCCTCACCAAGGTAGTAAAAAGACTGCCACCATCCAGTAAAGCAAACGTCCCCCAGCAAATCAGAGCCTTCACGTTTCCATCCGAGGTACCCTCCAAGGCTAAAGTAGTCTGGGAAAAGTTCTCCAACCAACCCAAGTTTGAAAGAGATTTGTTCTACCACGGCACGTTCCGGGATGACTTCCTGTGGGGCGTGTCCTCGTCAGCCTATCAGATTGAAGGAGCTTGGGATGCTGACGGCAAAGGCCCCAGCATCTGGGATAATTTTACCCACACACCAGGGAGCAACGTGAAAAACAGTGCTACTGGAGACATAGCCTGTGACAGCTATAACCATCTGGATGCTGATCTGAACATGCTTCGAGCTTTGAAGGTGAAGGCCTATCGCTTCTCCATCTCCTGGTCTCGGATTTTCCCGACTGGAAGAAACACTTCTGTCAACATACGTGGTGTTGATTATTACAACAGGCTGATTGATGGCTTGGTGGCAAGCAGCATCTCTCCCATGGTGACACTGTTCCACTGGGACCTGCCCCAGGCCCTCCAGGATATTGGAGGctgggagaatccttccttgatTGAGTTGTTTAACAGCTATGCAGACTTTTGTTTCCAGACCTTTGGTGACAGAGTCAAGTTCTGGATGACTTTTAACGACCCCACATCCCAGGCATGGTTGGGGTATGGCTCAGGGAAATTTCCCCCAAATGTGAACGACCCAGGCTGGGGACCTTACAGAATTGGCCATGCAATCATCAAAGCTCATGCCAGAGTCTATCACACTTACGATGAGAAGTACAGGCAAGAGCAGAAGGGGGTCATCTCTTTGAGCCTCGGTGCACACTGGGCAGAGCCCCAGTCGCCGGGGGTCCCCAGGGATGTGGAGGCAGCTGACCGAATGCTGCAGTTCTCACTGGGCTGGTTCGCCCACCCCATCTTCCGAAACGGAGACTATCCCGATGCCATGAAGTGGAAAGTGGGGAACAGGAGTGAACTACAGCACTTAGCCACCTCCCGCCTGCCCAGCTTCACTGAGGAAGAGAAGAGGTACATCTCAGCTACGGCCGACGTGTTCTGCCTCAACACCTACTCCTCCAGAATCGTGCAGCATGCAACACCCAGGTTAAACCCGCCCTCCTATGAAGATGATCGGGAGCTGACCGAGAGGGAAGACTCTTCCTGGCCCTCCACGGCAGTGAACAGAGCTGCATCCTGGGGGATGCGAAGACTGCTCAACTGGATCAAGGAAGAGTATGGGGACGTCCCCATTTACATCACTGAAAACGGAGCAGGGCTGACAGATCCGAAAGTGGAAGATACCAATAGGATATTTTACCACAAAACCTATATCAATGAAGCTTTGAAAG CCTACAGGCTCGACGGTGTCGACCTTCGAGGATATGCTGCATGGTCCCTGATGGACAGTTTTGAGTGGCTAAATGGCTACACGGTCAAGTTCGGACTGTACCATGTTGATTTCAATAACGTGAACAGGCCTCGCACAGCAAGAGCCTCTGCCAGGTACTACACAGAGGTCATCATCAGTAACGGCATGCCGCTGCCCAAGGAAGACGAGTTTCTCTATGGACAGTTTCCCAAGGGCTTCAGCTGGAGTGTGGCTACCGCTTCATATCAG ATCGAAGGTGCGTGGAGAGCAGATGGCAAAGGGCTCAGTATTTGGGACACGTTTTCTCACACACCACTGAGAGTTGGGAATGATGACACTGGAGACGTGGCCTGTGACAGTTATCACAAGATTGCCGAGGATGTGGTCGCCCTGCAGAACCTGGGTGTGACCCACTATCGCTTTTCCATCTCTTGGACTCGCATCCTCCCTGACGGAACTACCAAATACATCAATGAAGCGGGCCTGAACTACTACATGCGGCTCATCGACGCGCTGCAGGCTGCCAGCATCCAGCCCCAG GTGACCATTTACCACTGGGACCTGCCGCAGGCACTCCAGGACATCGGAGGCTGGGAGAATGAGACGGTTGTACAGCGGTTTAAGGAGTATGCAGATGTGCTCTTCCAGAGGCTGGGGGACAAGGTGAAGTTCTGGATCACACTGAACGAGCCCTTTGTCATTGCTAACCAGGGCTATGGCTATGGGACAGCAGCTCCAG GAATCTCCTCCAGGCCTGGCACTGGTCCCTACATTGCTGGCCACAACCTAATAAAGGCTCACGCTGAGGCCTGGCATCTGTACAACGATGTGTACCGCGCCCGTCAAGGTGGCATGATTTCCATCACCATCAGCAGCGACTGGGCTGAGCCTAGAGACCCCTCCAACCAGGAGGAGGTGGAGGCCGCCAGGAGATACGTTCAG TTCATGGGAGGCTGGTTCGCACATCCGATTTTCAAGAATGGGGATTACCCCGAGGTGATGAAGACACGGGTCCGTGACAGGAGCTTGGCGGCAGGCCTCAACAAGTCTCG
- the LCT gene encoding lactase/phlorizin hydrolase isoform X3: MELVWHLVLIVLLSFSCWGLDWESDRNFISAAGPLTSDLLHNLRGPLGNQDAPFVTGDKEIYVCHQPLPSFLPEYFSSVRAIMITHYKVFLPWAQLLPEGTSKNPDKETVQCYRQLLEALKSAQLQPLVVLHHQTLPASTVQRTEAFADLFADYASFIFHSFGDLVEIWFTFSDLEEVIMELPHQESRSSRLQILTDAHRKAYEIFHEKYASQGQKLSVVLRAQVVSELLLEPSTSALAKDAVDFLSLDLSYGCQSEAGFRQKLSQLQTIEPKVEVFIFNLKLQDCLSMRKNPADQFFSLLTAIREEQVLTIGFDLSTFLSCSSSSKKSWSCSLTDNLTLQTLLQLDPETVVDSSLPHSAYQRVWEMFANQSRAERDAFLQDVFPEGFLWGVSTGAFNVEGGWAEDGRGASIWDRVGHQNTGKGQATPEVASDSYHKVGTDVALLRGLRAQVYKFSISWSRIFPTGQGQSPNLRGVAYYNMLIDRLLDSHIEPMATLSHWDLPQALQDRGGWQNESMVDIFLDYAAFCFSTFGDRVKLWVTFHEPWVMSYAGYGTGQHAPGISDPGVASFKVAHVVLKAHARAWHHYNSQHRPQQQGRVGIVLNSDWAEPLSPGRPEDRRASERFLHFMLGWFAHPIFVDGDYPAALRAQIQQTNKQCPSPVAQLPKFTEAEKQLLKGSADFLGLSHYTSRLISKAQGDTCVPSYDTIGGFSQHVDPAWPQTESPWIRVVPWGIRRLLQFVSLEYTRGKVPIYLAGNGMPIGESEDLINDSLRIDYFNQYINEVLKAVKEDSVDVQSYIARSLIDGFEGPSGYSQRFGLYHVNFNDSSRPRTPRKSAYFFTSMIEKNGFLTKVVKRLPPSSKANVPQQIRAFTFPSEVPSKAKVVWEKFSNQPKFERDLFYHGTFRDDFLWGVSSSAYQIEGAWDADGKGPSIWDNFTHTPGSNVKNSATGDIACDSYNHLDADLNMLRALKVKAYRFSISWSRIFPTGRNTSVNIRGVDYYNRLIDGLVASSISPMVTLFHWDLPQALQDIGGWENPSLIELFNSYADFCFQTFGDRVKFWMTFNDPTSQAWLGYGSGKFPPNVNDPGWGPYRIGHAIIKAHARVYHTYDEKYRQEQKGVISLSLGAHWAEPQSPGVPRDVEAADRMLQFSLGWFAHPIFRNGDYPDAMKWKVGNRSELQHLATSRLPSFTEEEKRYISATADVFCLNTYSSRIVQHATPRLNPPSYEDDRELTEREDSSWPSTAVNRAASWGMRRLLNWIKEEYGDVPIYITENGAGLTDPKVEDTNRIFYHKTYINEALKAYRLDGVDLRGYAAWSLMDSFEWLNGYTVKFGLYHVDFNNVNRPRTARASARYYTEVIISNGMPLPKEDEFLYGQFPKGFSWSVATASYQIEGAWRADGKGLSIWDTFSHTPLRVGNDDTGDVACDSYHKIAEDVVALQNLGVTHYRFSISWTRILPDGTTKYINEAGLNYYMRLIDALQAASIQPQVTIYHWDLPQALQDIGGWENETVVQRFKEYADVLFQRLGDKVKFWITLNEPFVIANQGYGYGTAAPGISSRPGTGPYIAGHNLIKAHAEAWHLYNDVYRARQGGMISITISSDWAEPRDPSNQEEVEAARRYVQSMFQASSLTGNGRLSSPHISGSSQQVRGGCRDRRSLSGPTAS; encoded by the exons ATGGAGCTAGTCTGGCATTTAGTCCTTATTGTCCTCCTAAGTTTTTCTTGTTGGGGGTTAGACTGGGAATCTGATAGAAACTTCATTTCAGCTGCTGGTCCTCTAACCAGCGACTTGCTACACAACCTGAGGGGTCCACTGGGAAACCAGGATGCTCCCTTTGTAACAGGAGACAAAGAAATTTATGTTTGTCACCAGCCATTGCCCTCTTTCCTGCCAGAGTACTTTAGCAGTGTTCGTGCCATTATGATCACTCATTACAAAGTATTTCTGCCGTGGGCACAGCTACTCCCAGAAGGAACCTCCAAGAACCCAGACAAGGAAACAGTGCAGTGCTACCGGCAACTCCTTGAGGCCCTCAAGAGTGCTCAGCTTCAGCCCCTGGTGGTCCTGCACCACCAGACCCTTCCTGCCAGCACCGTCCAGAGAACTGAGGCCTTTGCTGATCTCTTTGCTGACTATGCCTCCTTCATCTTCCACTCCTTTGGGGACCTAGTTGAGATCTGGTTCACTTTTAGTGACTTGGAGGAAGTGATAATGGAGCTTCCCCACCAGGAATCAAGATCTTCACGTCTCCAGATCCTCACTGATGCCCACAGAAAAGCCTATGAGATTTTCCATGAAAAATATGCTTCTCAAG GCCAAAAGCTCTCTGTCGTCCTGCGAGCCCAGGTGGTCTCCGAGCTCCTGCTAGAACCGTCTACGTCTGCACTTGCCAAG GACGCAGTTGACTTCCTCTCTCTAGATTTATCTTATGGATGCCAAAGTGAGGCAGGTTTCCGGCAGAAGCTGAGTCAATTGCAG ACTATTGAGCCAAAAGTGGAAGTTTTCATCTTCAATCTGAAACTCCAGGACTGCCTCTCCATGAGGAAGAACCCAGCTGATCAGTTCTTCAGCCTTCTCACAG CCATAAGGGAAGAACAAGTGCTCACCATTGGGTTTGATCTTAGTACATTCCTGAGCTGTTCATCAAGTTCCAAGAAAAG CTGGTCTTGTTCTCTGACTGACAACCTGACCCTCCAGACTCTCCTGCAGCTGGACCCGGAGACAGTAGTAGACTCCTCTCTGCCCCACTCAGCCTATcagagagtctgggaaatgttTGCCAACCAGTCCAGGGCAGAAAGGGATGCTTTCCTGCAGGATGTTTTTCCTGAGGGTTTCCTCTGGGGCGTCTCCACAGGGGCTTTTAATGTGGAAGGAGGCTGGGCCGAGGACGGAAGAGGGGCGAGCATCTGGGACAGAGTCGGGCACCAGAACACCGGCAAGGGCCAAGCAACGCCAGAGGTGGCCAGTGACAGTTACCACAAGGTGGGCACTGACGTCGCCCTGCTTCGTGGCCTCCGGGCCCAGGTCTACAAGTTCTCCATCTCCTGGTCCCGCATCTTCCCCACCGGGCAGGGGCAGAGCCCCAACCTCCGGGGCGTCGCCTACTACAACATGCTGATCGACAGGCTGCTGGACTCGCATATTGAGCCCATGGCCACGCTGTCCCACTGGGACCTGCCTCAGGCCCTGCAGGATCGCGGCGGGTGGCAGAATGAGAGCATGGTGGATATCTTCCTGGATTATGCGGCCTTCTGCTTCTCCACATTTGGGGACCGTGTGAAGCTGTGGGTGACCTTCCACGAGCCGTGGGTGATGAGCTACGCGGGCTACGGCACCGGCCAACACGCACCAGGCATCTCCGACCCAGGGGTGGCCTCTTTTAAG GTGGCTCATGTGGTCCTCAAGGCTCATGCCAGGGCTTGGCACCACTACAACAGCCAACATCGCCCACAGCAGCAGGGGCGGGTAGGCATTGTACTGAACTCAGACTGGGCAGAGCCCCTGTCCCCAGGGAGGCCTGAGGACCGGAGAGCCTCTGAACGCTTCCTGCACTTCATGCTGGGCTGGTTTGCACACCCCATCTTTGTGGATGGAGACTACCCGGCTGCCCTGAGAGCCCAGAtccaacagacaaacaaacagtGCCCCAGTCCTGTGGCCCAGCTCCCTAAGTTCACCGAGGCAGAGAAGCAGCTCCTGAAGGGCTCCGCTGACTTTCTGGGTCTGTCCCATTACACTTCCCGCCTCATCAGCAAGGCCCAAGGAGATACCTGCGTCCCCAGCTATGATACCATTGGAGGCTTCTCCCAACACGTGGACCCTGCGTGGCCCCAGACCGAATCCCCTTGGATTCGTGTGGTACCCTGGGGTATAAGGAGGCTGTTGCAGTTTGTATCCTTGGAATACACAAGAGGCAAAGTTCCAATCTACCTGGCTGGGAATGGCATGCCCATAGGGGAAAGTGAAGATCTCATCAATGATTCCTTGAGAATTGACTACTTCAATCAATATATCAACGAGGTGCTCAAGG CTGTCAAGGAGGACTCAGTGGATGTTCAATCTTACATTGCTCGTTCCCTCATCGACGGCTTCGAAGGCCCCTCTGGGTACAGCCAGAGGTTTGGGCTGTACCATGTCAACTTCAACGACAGCAGCAGGCCAAGGACTCCCAGGAAATCTGCCTACTTTTTCACCAGCATGATTGAAAAGAACGGTTTCCTCACCAAGGTAGTAAAAAGACTGCCACCATCCAGTAAAGCAAACGTCCCCCAGCAAATCAGAGCCTTCACGTTTCCATCCGAGGTACCCTCCAAGGCTAAAGTAGTCTGGGAAAAGTTCTCCAACCAACCCAAGTTTGAAAGAGATTTGTTCTACCACGGCACGTTCCGGGATGACTTCCTGTGGGGCGTGTCCTCGTCAGCCTATCAGATTGAAGGAGCTTGGGATGCTGACGGCAAAGGCCCCAGCATCTGGGATAATTTTACCCACACACCAGGGAGCAACGTGAAAAACAGTGCTACTGGAGACATAGCCTGTGACAGCTATAACCATCTGGATGCTGATCTGAACATGCTTCGAGCTTTGAAGGTGAAGGCCTATCGCTTCTCCATCTCCTGGTCTCGGATTTTCCCGACTGGAAGAAACACTTCTGTCAACATACGTGGTGTTGATTATTACAACAGGCTGATTGATGGCTTGGTGGCAAGCAGCATCTCTCCCATGGTGACACTGTTCCACTGGGACCTGCCCCAGGCCCTCCAGGATATTGGAGGctgggagaatccttccttgatTGAGTTGTTTAACAGCTATGCAGACTTTTGTTTCCAGACCTTTGGTGACAGAGTCAAGTTCTGGATGACTTTTAACGACCCCACATCCCAGGCATGGTTGGGGTATGGCTCAGGGAAATTTCCCCCAAATGTGAACGACCCAGGCTGGGGACCTTACAGAATTGGCCATGCAATCATCAAAGCTCATGCCAGAGTCTATCACACTTACGATGAGAAGTACAGGCAAGAGCAGAAGGGGGTCATCTCTTTGAGCCTCGGTGCACACTGGGCAGAGCCCCAGTCGCCGGGGGTCCCCAGGGATGTGGAGGCAGCTGACCGAATGCTGCAGTTCTCACTGGGCTGGTTCGCCCACCCCATCTTCCGAAACGGAGACTATCCCGATGCCATGAAGTGGAAAGTGGGGAACAGGAGTGAACTACAGCACTTAGCCACCTCCCGCCTGCCCAGCTTCACTGAGGAAGAGAAGAGGTACATCTCAGCTACGGCCGACGTGTTCTGCCTCAACACCTACTCCTCCAGAATCGTGCAGCATGCAACACCCAGGTTAAACCCGCCCTCCTATGAAGATGATCGGGAGCTGACCGAGAGGGAAGACTCTTCCTGGCCCTCCACGGCAGTGAACAGAGCTGCATCCTGGGGGATGCGAAGACTGCTCAACTGGATCAAGGAAGAGTATGGGGACGTCCCCATTTACATCACTGAAAACGGAGCAGGGCTGACAGATCCGAAAGTGGAAGATACCAATAGGATATTTTACCACAAAACCTATATCAATGAAGCTTTGAAAG CCTACAGGCTCGACGGTGTCGACCTTCGAGGATATGCTGCATGGTCCCTGATGGACAGTTTTGAGTGGCTAAATGGCTACACGGTCAAGTTCGGACTGTACCATGTTGATTTCAATAACGTGAACAGGCCTCGCACAGCAAGAGCCTCTGCCAGGTACTACACAGAGGTCATCATCAGTAACGGCATGCCGCTGCCCAAGGAAGACGAGTTTCTCTATGGACAGTTTCCCAAGGGCTTCAGCTGGAGTGTGGCTACCGCTTCATATCAG ATCGAAGGTGCGTGGAGAGCAGATGGCAAAGGGCTCAGTATTTGGGACACGTTTTCTCACACACCACTGAGAGTTGGGAATGATGACACTGGAGACGTGGCCTGTGACAGTTATCACAAGATTGCCGAGGATGTGGTCGCCCTGCAGAACCTGGGTGTGACCCACTATCGCTTTTCCATCTCTTGGACTCGCATCCTCCCTGACGGAACTACCAAATACATCAATGAAGCGGGCCTGAACTACTACATGCGGCTCATCGACGCGCTGCAGGCTGCCAGCATCCAGCCCCAG GTGACCATTTACCACTGGGACCTGCCGCAGGCACTCCAGGACATCGGAGGCTGGGAGAATGAGACGGTTGTACAGCGGTTTAAGGAGTATGCAGATGTGCTCTTCCAGAGGCTGGGGGACAAGGTGAAGTTCTGGATCACACTGAACGAGCCCTTTGTCATTGCTAACCAGGGCTATGGCTATGGGACAGCAGCTCCAG GAATCTCCTCCAGGCCTGGCACTGGTCCCTACATTGCTGGCCACAACCTAATAAAGGCTCACGCTGAGGCCTGGCATCTGTACAACGATGTGTACCGCGCCCGTCAAGGTGGCATGATTTCCATCACCATCAGCAGCGACTGGGCTGAGCCTAGAGACCCCTCCAACCAGGAGGAGGTGGAGGCCGCCAGGAGATACGTTCAG AGTATGTTCCAAGCCTCATCTCTGACTGGGAATGGAAGGCTGTCCTCACCCCACATTTCAGGAAGTAGCCAGCAGGTGAGGGGAGGATGTCGAGACAGAAGAAGCCTCTCAGGACCCACAGCGTCATAG